A portion of the Pseudoalteromonas luteoviolacea genome contains these proteins:
- a CDS encoding S9 family peptidase, which yields MVATICVAATCAFNTEVVQAANEEYLQPEDYFELKYVDQVDVSNASNDIYFVKNQFDRINDQKTSHVWVYQQATEKFQPIDIQSDASFAPVLSPNQKILAFVSLIDGKARINFKNIQTGHIHHSPWYPSMPSNLAWSPDNQAVAFTMFVEQSRTLPIPLKSKLGNANWAPAPKLIESNRYRLNGAGYFKPGASQIFLQSTTASAPQQLTKGEHNHSGRMSFARNGKGIYFSAKRYANPEFSHFNTDIHYLDLKTHAITSVVERDGPDDMPAVSPDGRYLAYTGYDDNGMIYQNKALHVKDLNTGEVSVLTAGLDRSVACLQWRHDSAGIYFSYDDQGKTQLGYSGLAGEFKMLTDRLGNMTSGRSYAGGEFDVANNGMVAFPIANTQRPPELAVLSEGKISTLSDFNGKFLDTVTLGQVEALWSKSKYDERPIHGWVIYPPNFDKSKKYPLVLEIHGGPMANYGPHFTAELQMLAARGYVVLYMNPRGSDSYGNEFAQLIHNNFPNHEYEDLTRGIDALIERGFIDETKQYIMGGSGGGMIGTWMLGKTQQFAAAAIMKPVVNLYSFVLTSDFYPMFPKYWFNGKPWENTEHYLKHSPITYMNNIKTPSLLITGEADYRTLISETEQFYQALKLQNVDTAMVRMPYMSHALTARPSYLQQKLEYILWWFDKYKNRL from the coding sequence ATGGTTGCAACTATATGTGTTGCAGCAACCTGTGCGTTCAATACTGAAGTTGTGCAAGCTGCCAATGAAGAGTATTTACAACCAGAAGACTACTTTGAACTTAAATATGTCGATCAGGTGGATGTCTCAAATGCAAGCAATGATATTTACTTCGTTAAAAATCAGTTCGATAGAATCAATGATCAAAAGACTAGCCATGTTTGGGTTTATCAACAGGCAACAGAAAAATTTCAGCCTATCGATATTCAATCTGATGCGAGCTTTGCGCCAGTATTAAGCCCCAATCAAAAGATACTGGCTTTTGTTTCATTAATAGATGGCAAGGCTCGTATTAATTTTAAAAACATCCAAACGGGTCATATTCATCATTCACCATGGTACCCGAGCATGCCAAGTAATCTTGCATGGTCACCTGATAATCAAGCGGTCGCTTTTACCATGTTTGTCGAGCAATCAAGGACGCTGCCTATTCCATTGAAAAGCAAGCTAGGTAACGCTAACTGGGCTCCAGCGCCAAAACTGATTGAGTCGAACCGGTATCGTTTAAATGGGGCTGGGTATTTCAAGCCGGGAGCGAGCCAAATTTTCCTGCAATCAACTACCGCGAGCGCACCTCAGCAGCTGACAAAAGGCGAGCACAATCATAGTGGGAGAATGAGCTTTGCACGGAACGGGAAAGGCATTTATTTTTCTGCAAAGCGTTATGCCAACCCCGAGTTTTCACACTTCAATACCGACATACATTATTTAGATTTAAAAACCCACGCAATAACAAGCGTTGTTGAGCGCGATGGCCCCGATGATATGCCGGCCGTATCCCCTGATGGGCGATACCTTGCCTACACCGGTTATGATGACAATGGCATGATTTATCAAAATAAAGCGTTGCATGTAAAAGACTTGAACACAGGTGAGGTGTCTGTTTTAACTGCGGGGCTTGATAGAAGTGTGGCATGCTTGCAGTGGCGACACGACAGCGCAGGCATCTATTTCAGCTACGATGACCAAGGAAAAACGCAGCTAGGTTATAGTGGTTTAGCTGGTGAGTTTAAAATGCTGACTGACAGGCTCGGTAATATGACTTCTGGTCGATCTTATGCAGGAGGGGAGTTTGATGTGGCAAATAATGGCATGGTTGCATTTCCTATTGCTAATACTCAACGGCCGCCGGAGCTAGCTGTTTTGAGTGAGGGTAAAATCAGCACACTCAGTGACTTTAATGGTAAGTTTTTAGATACTGTGACGCTTGGTCAGGTGGAAGCGTTGTGGAGTAAATCAAAATATGATGAAAGGCCTATTCATGGTTGGGTGATCTATCCGCCCAATTTCGATAAATCTAAAAAGTATCCATTGGTATTAGAAATACATGGTGGCCCTATGGCGAACTATGGTCCGCATTTTACTGCTGAGCTACAAATGCTGGCGGCCCGTGGATATGTTGTCCTTTACATGAACCCGCGAGGGAGCGATTCGTATGGTAATGAATTTGCTCAGTTAATTCATAATAACTTTCCTAATCATGAGTACGAAGATTTGACCAGAGGTATAGACGCGCTTATTGAGCGAGGCTTCATAGATGAAACAAAGCAGTACATTATGGGCGGCTCTGGCGGCGGAATGATCGGTACTTGGATGTTGGGTAAAACGCAGCAGTTTGCAGCGGCTGCGATTATGAAACCTGTAGTCAATTTATATAGCTTTGTGCTGACTTCTGATTTTTATCCTATGTTCCCAAAATACTGGTTCAATGGTAAACCTTGGGAAAATACGGAACATTATTTAAAGCACTCGCCTATTACGTACATGAATAACATCAAAACACCGAGTCTATTGATCACGGGAGAGGCAGATTATCGCACGCTAATCTCTGAAACAGAGCAGTTTTATCAAGCATTAAAGTTACAGAATGTTGATACTGCTATGGTGCGAATGCCGTATATGAGCCACGCGTTAACAGCAAGACCATCATATCTGCAGCAAAAGTTAGAATATATTTTATGGTGGTTCGATAAGTACAAAAATAGGCTTTAA
- a CDS encoding bifunctional alpha/beta hydrolase/OsmC family protein gives MREKIEFVSNGNTLAGLLERPTQHITAVALFAHCFTCGKDIAAASRISRALVKHGYAVLRFDFTGLGNSDGDFANSNFSSNLDDLYAAADYLRQNLHAPQLLIGHSLGGAAVLAAADQIEEVKAVVTIGAPANAKHVAHNFSAHIEQIKQTGEAQVQLGRRTFNIKKQFLDDLDTHSKTQHTLKNKALLVMHSPIDDVVSIEQAESIYMASKHPKSFISLDNADHLLSRTQDAEYAATAISGWASKYIAPLPKTATDPVENGHLVVSEKDHKFTLNVISDSHSWLADEPTQVGGKNLGPDPYEHLLAALGTCTVMTMRMYATHKNLSIKHIKVTLQHQKNHHQDCDNCEQKDGYAELITRKVEIEGDLTPEQKQRLLAIADKCPVHKTLHNHIEVKTQLVNVA, from the coding sequence ATGAGAGAAAAAATTGAATTTGTCAGTAATGGAAATACGCTTGCAGGGCTACTGGAGCGCCCAACTCAACATATCACAGCAGTCGCGCTATTTGCACATTGCTTTACTTGCGGTAAAGACATTGCGGCAGCCTCTCGTATTTCAAGAGCCTTGGTAAAGCATGGTTACGCGGTATTGCGCTTTGACTTTACTGGGCTTGGTAACAGCGATGGGGACTTTGCTAATAGTAACTTCTCCTCAAACCTAGATGATTTATATGCAGCAGCAGACTATTTGCGCCAAAACCTTCATGCGCCTCAACTACTTATTGGGCACAGTTTAGGCGGCGCTGCGGTATTAGCAGCGGCGGACCAAATTGAGGAGGTTAAAGCAGTCGTTACCATTGGCGCACCGGCAAACGCAAAACATGTTGCGCACAATTTTTCAGCTCATATTGAGCAGATAAAGCAAACTGGTGAAGCACAGGTTCAACTCGGTAGACGTACTTTTAACATCAAAAAACAGTTTTTAGATGATTTAGATACGCATAGTAAGACACAACACACATTAAAGAATAAGGCACTGCTTGTTATGCACAGCCCAATTGATGATGTGGTTAGCATTGAGCAGGCAGAATCGATTTATATGGCATCTAAGCACCCTAAAAGTTTTATTTCTTTAGACAATGCAGATCATTTATTGAGTAGAACGCAGGATGCAGAGTACGCTGCAACTGCAATTTCTGGCTGGGCCAGCAAATACATTGCACCGCTTCCTAAAACCGCAACTGACCCCGTTGAGAATGGCCACCTTGTTGTCAGCGAAAAAGATCATAAATTTACCTTAAATGTTATCAGTGACAGTCACAGCTGGCTTGCTGATGAACCAACCCAAGTCGGCGGAAAAAATCTCGGTCCTGACCCCTATGAGCACTTACTAGCTGCTTTGGGTACGTGTACTGTGATGACAATGCGCATGTATGCGACCCATAAGAACCTGTCTATCAAGCACATTAAAGTCACGTTGCAGCATCAAAAAAACCATCATCAAGACTGTGACAACTGTGAGCAAAAAGACGGTTACGCGGAGCTTATCACTCGCAAAGTTGAGATTGAAGGTGATTTAACACCAGAGCAAAAGCAAAGGCTTCTGGCCATTGCTGATAAGTGTCCCGTGCATAAAACGCTGCATAATCACATTGAAGTCAAAACACAGTTAGTCAATGTTGCCTAA